The genomic segment GAGGGGAAACACGGTTAAAATACAGTGTATGAaaaaatttggatttttttttcaggggatGGCGAATACATGGTTTGTCGGTATCAGAAGTCTGGCCATTACTCAAGCCCAGGGCTCTGCCAGTTCCAAAGACCTTAGGGATACCCCCAGAGCACCCACCCCTGCTTCAGTTAAGCATGACTAGGTCTCCTTGTTTGGGGATCGCTTCTTCGCTTTGAGACTTGCTGTTTCCATCTTCCCAGCAGAGCTGGATAGCTTTAGGAGGGTTAATGGCCTGCTTTCCTCAGGCTGTTAGACTTTAATGCATCCTAAAGATGGAGGTCCATGATCTCACACAAGCCAGCCCCATGCATGATACCAGAAGGACTACTTGGAACTGACGAGAAAGAAAAGTACATCCAAGATAACACATGGTAAAAATGATGCCAccacatttgttaaaaataaaaaagaggatcTATGATGCCAAAAAAGACTACAGCACTGTCCCACACACCTGAGCTGTCTCAGGTGGGGAGTCCCATGTTGAAGAAGACAGCTAGGCATTAACCGACAGACAGGTAGCAGCTGCTTCCAACAGAATGTCTAGCAACAGGAGAAACACATTCTCTGAGGAGAATTCTAGGAGATCCTCCCAGTAACCACCATGGTACCTCTAAAGAGTGGAGAGAGATGGtgtttttttaatactttatttaattgttatttgtgtgtgtgtgcacatgcacacatgctctcaTGCCCGTGCACAAGCATATGCAGTGGCATGGGCACCCCGTGTAAGTGCAAATGCCCAAAGAGGCCATATAAGGGTGATAGgttccccctggagctggagtgccATCATATTCGGGTGCTGGGAGCTGGACTCCACTGGAGagagcgagtgctcttaactgctgagctgtttctccagcttgTAAGGGGATGTATTTGTATGCTAGTGTCTGGAAGTTAGGGATGAATCGGGAACATTATCTGCTTCATGCTTCCGTGTGCATGATGAGCTTCAGAGACCAGGGGAGGCTCCCAGCCAAAGGGTTTCAGGCAGGCTGATGGAAATTGAGCAGATGGAAAGAAAGTATACAGGGATAGGATCAAGTGTCAGGGGACAAGGCAGAGATGACACGTTGTAACggttagctttaattgtcaatttgacacaatgTAGAAGAAGAGCCTTAACAAGGGACTGTCTGTTTTGGGTGGGCTTGAAGGTAATACCTTAAGCTAATTGAGGAGAAACCCATTCTAACATGGGCAGCATTATTCTCTAGGTTTGGGCGACCGTAGACGAGTAGAAAAAGCTAGGCACCTgtgcatttattctctctgctttagGATGTGATGTAACTAGCAGCCTCAAGTTCCTGCCATGATTTCCCTGTAGTGATAAACTCTAACCCAGAAATGTAAGCCAACGAATCTGCTCCCACCCCCCCCACCTCGCATTCTGTCAGGATCGTTCCTTACAGCAATAGGAAACAAGAATACCTGGTAAGGGACCAAGgcctggggagatgctcagtggagaAGAGTGCTGCCATGCAAGCAAGAGGGCCTGAGCTTGTACCCCTAGAACTTGTGAAAAACGAGGTATGGCCACCTATGCCTGTGGCCCCATTTTAGGAGGTGaccggagacaggaggatgcggAATTTTCAGGTTGCCAGCCTTGCTGAAAAAACAGTGAACTCTAAGTTCTGTTTCAAAGGAATAAAGTGGAGAGCTATGGGGATACccatgtcttcctctggcctccaagtgtATGTATcggcacatatgtgtgtatacataacgcgcgcacacacacacacacacacaccacacacacacacacactcctctgaTCTCGGCAAGGAAGACAGAGCAAATTAGTGGAAAACGTCCAAGGTTCTGAATGCATCCCACATCTGGTAGCTATGCTGAAGTGTTAAGGTGAAGGACAACCATGAGCCCTCAGCCCGGTGATTCCTGAAAGCCAGAGGGCCAGTTCCATTGTGACAGTTAGCTTTAGTTGTTAACCTGACATAAACTAGAGTTCATGTGGGAAGAGAGTCTGAATGAGGTATCTCCTACattgggttggcctgtgggcatgtgtgtgtgtgggggtgtaggTTGTCTTAACTGGCTAGCAGATGTGGGAAtatccagcccattgtggatggtgccattccCTAGGCATGAGTCCTAAATCGAATGAATGGGGAAACTGAGCTGAGCACAAGCGAGTGAgcgagcacacacgcacacatttcTGTCTGTTCCTGACTGTTGATGTGAcgtgaccagctgtctcaagtCCCCGTCATCCTGACAGCCCCGAATATAAGGTGCTTTTCGTCAGagcatttatcacagcaacagaaatgaaaccaggatACACGCAGAGGatgaaaagttttatatatatataaaaaaagaagccCAGTGTTTTGGTCAACATACTGAGGCCAACAGGCAGGGAGAGGAACGTGAGACATGTCTATCCACCTGGTAGACCAGcatggaagcagaagctgagaaGAGCTGGCTCTCAGCTGGCAGTGCACGGGGTTGCAGACTTCTTGCAGATCCAGAACTTTTGGAGGTCACATTTGGAGTCATTCCAGCCATCCCCAGCGAATTCCACACAGTCTTCTTCCCCAATATTGTTGGGCTCCCCTCTATTCCAATACTTCTGGAGTCTGGAGAGTCAGTCAACAAAACATTAGTCTGCTCCAGGCGCATGCTGCAAACCACGTTCTTAGCTTCCTGGAACTCAATGTCTCGCATCCCCCTAGAATGCATATGGTGTATGGGCCTTGTTCTGAATCCAGGGACATGCCTGAGTTAGGTGGCTTTGGATTCTGACTCTGGTTATGTCCTATACTGAAAGAGTGTGATTTTCAGATGTAAACCAACCAATCTGGACTCCACCTTTCTTACTTGGTTTTTGCATTCCAGAATACAACTCACCTGCCCCCATGCCAAGCACTAGACAGCTAGGAGTCAGGACCCTGAAATGGCAAACTAAGAGATGCTAAGTCTGCCTCTCCTGTTCCTCTgcatggaaacaaaataaaggctctttcCACTGTTTGTCCTTCCCTTATATTTTCAGTGATGTGGTTCTTCCTCATGATCTCTGTGCCGTGCTGTGGGATCTGGGAGCATCTTTATAAGCTATATTTAAGATATGTttgtccttctcctccccttccatttcctcccataccccatttccccttcttccccccttcctttctttttacatttcctttcaaaaacctttgagacagggtctcatgtagcccaggctggcttagaactcagtaTGTAACAGAAGATAACATTGAACTTCCAATCCTTTTCCCattacctcccaagtactaggattacaggcatgggctatCACACTAAATTATGCAGTGTTGGGGGATCGAACCTATGGGTCCATCATGTTATTGTATAAGCATATTTATATATCCAACCAAACATGACATCTTCCTATGGTAATAGTCCCCTCAATGGTggccttattttattttgcattttctattAATACCCTACATTAACATCCACATCCCTCAGGGGGAAATGTCTCTTGCTTTGATGGTGGGATTTGCTGCTATTCTGTCTGTTCATGGGTAGGAAGACCTCCTTCTATCAGCAAATATGGGCAGCTCTTATTCCTAAGGGGCCAGAAAGAGGGAGGCAAACTCCACAGACAGCTCAAGTCAGAGCATCAAAGACCTGTTTACATTCCACTCTACACGTTGTTCCCTTTTTCTGGCTGTACCTGGATGATAGAGGTGAGTCATCCACCCAGAGCCATGAGCCTTCCTTCTTCAGGTCCGACAGCCCCATCCAGGTTGCTCCTTTAGCTTTGGAAGTCTGCTGCAGGAAGCtctagaggagaggaggagagtagGGAGTATCTCCCTCTCTCCCGCCACTTTCATCTTGTGCCTCCCCACACTCATGATGGAAATTCTACTTGCAGTCTGATCTTTCCCCTTTTTATCAGGCCACGAACACTCATGTGTGTTTAGATGATATCAGCTATTTTCATATCTGGAGACTACGGGCACATGCACTCTGGTACAGCGTGCTACCCAGCTGGCTGGACATGGATGCACACACTAATCTCAGAACTccacaggatctctgtgagttccaggaagtaCACAGATGGCCTCTCCACACACATACCTGCTAATGCCATGATCTCTCTTAAGAATTTTGGGTAAGTCCACAGAATTTCCTTATGACTGCCTTTAATGTGCTGGGAGAAAGTCATACTAATTCATGGTTGCTTAAGATGTATATATAGgaggagtggcaggctgcattcctgctgcccagatcccggctgcctggctagcttatgccccgaaataattacacagaaactgtattcttttaaacactgcttggcccattagctctagccccttactggttaactctcacatcttgctttaacgcatatttagtaatctgtgtagcaccacgaggtggtggcttaccgggaaagattcagcatgtctgacctggcggctggctctatggcgtctgcctgaagcgtctgcctcactgccttcttcccagcattctgttctgtttactcagcctacctaattttctgtcctatcaaagggccaaggcagtttctttattaaccaatgaaagtaacacatagacactcctccatcatgtatACCCcttattttccattcttcagtaaCATCCCATTATAAATTTgatatttcattataaattaaatatttacaccTGAGGAATTGGAAAGCACATCGTGTGTGAGagttgtgtgtctatgtatgtatgtgtgtgcctatatatgtgtgtgtgcatatatatatgcggGTATGCAAGCCATAGCATGTATGTAGAGATCAAGGGACAACTTTGTGGGGGTTAGTTCTCTCCTGAGCTATCTTATCAGGCTGCACACCAAGACTTTTGTCTCTCAGAGAGCAGGTGGCTAAATACTGACCAGCACAGAGCTGATTATCTCCTGCATTTCAGGAAACCCCCAAACACTCACAAAcattcagcacagaattctatgcCGAGGGCTTGGGATCTCCTCATTTCtactcctctcttcccccccacCACATAACTGTGGCAAATTGTCCTAATCCCAAGTGATCAGGAGCCAGGTGCTCAGACAAATCAGGCTGGTGTCCCACCAGATATACCTGCTCTTCATCACTTTGGATGATGACCAGTTGAGCCTCCACTTCTTGGCAAGCCTTGACAGCACTGCTCCAGTTCTGCTGGTACTTGGAGACGAAGTAACAGTTTCCTAGGAGGAACGTCCAGTCCCAGGGGCAGGGGCGACACAGGCGTACTGTTGGGGAAGTGGGTTAGGATGGACTCACACCTGGATGCCTGTGTTCCTGTGCTTGCTTAGCTTCAGGCTCTCCAGAGTCAGGGCCCTCCCTTGACACAGCATGTTGGTGAACCATTCCCTTTCCACTTTCTTTGCTCCTTTGCAATGCTAGGGGAACTCAGGAGTCCTAGTTCCACTTCCGCCAGACTGGAAGAAGTAGGGACTTAGAGCTCAGAACTGGGCTCATGGCCTTTGTGAGCACTGGGTGCCCGCTGTGTGCACAATTGCTATGAACACCCAGTGTCCACTGTGTACACGCCCCTGTGAACACTGAGTGCCTGCTTTGTAAATGGCTCCTGTGAATATGTAGTGCTTGTTGTTTGCATGGCCCCTGTAAATGCCAAGTGCTAATTCAGAGGATGGAACTGAGGTTCGAAGATGTCTGAGGACTCAAGCAAATTGACCCACAGTAAAGATCACCTGAGGCCCCGAGGCCTCTTGTCTCTTCACTCACCGAGTTCAGCCTTCATCTGTACCAGTTGCTGGTAGATCTTTTCCTGCTTAGAATGGTTCTGTACTTGGACGTTAAGGATACTGGAAACTGGGCCAGGAAAAAGAGGGGGAGCTGCAGTTATTAAACAACTACAGTGTGTATCGACTTGAGCTGGGTCCCCAGGGACATGATGCTATTTCTCTCTTGAGATGGATCTTCCTCTGTGGCCAAAACCTCTCAAAGTCCTGGGCATAAAGACATCTCATCTCTGAGGCATCCATCCTTGTGGACTGAGTGGTGACAGAATTCTCAGACTTTTGATAAACATTCTTTCTATAGAGTttgttcttccaaagaacctgaCCGATACAGGCTTTGTAAATGCTGAGTGCCTACCGTGTATAGGGTCTCTATGAACACTAAGTGTCTACTGTGAACAATGAGTACCTATTGTGTGTGTGGTCCCTAAAAACACTGACTGCCCAGTGGGTGCCCAAAGTTTCCATGAACATAGAATACCTAGTGTGTACATGGTCCCTAAAACACTTAGTACTTACTGTGTGCATGTCCCTTATGAACAGAACATTGAGTACCTACTGTATGAACAGTTCATGTGTCCTTATGAACACCGAGTACCTGGTGTATGTATGTTCCCTATTGACATTGAATACCTATTGGATGCTTGCCTATGTAAACATCATGTGCCATCCTTGTTG from the Arvicola amphibius chromosome 10, mArvAmp1.2, whole genome shotgun sequence genome contains:
- the LOC119824824 gene encoding CD209 antigen-like protein B translates to MSDSTEARMQQLGSMEDEEWMVGNTRCSNKSSRLRLHSGTKSLAGCLGRGQIPLVLHLLSFLFLAGLLLIILVKVSKTPNTQEQEESKHEKIIQEVTQLKDQLLSRIPISQGRNESSQVSEQLMQMKAELLSSILNVQVQNHSKQEKIYQQLVQMKAELVRLCRPCPWDWTFLLGNCYFVSKYQQNWSSAVKACQEVEAQLVIIQSDEEQSFLQQTSKAKGATWMGLSDLKKEGSWLWVDDSPLSSRLQKYWNRGEPNNIGEEDCVEFAGDGWNDSKCDLQKFWICKKSATPCTAS